The proteins below come from a single Mus musculus strain C57BL/6J chromosome 5, GRCm38.p6 C57BL/6J genomic window:
- the Commd8 gene encoding COMM domain-containing protein 8 isoform a (isoform a is encoded by transcript variant 1), whose amino-acid sequence MEPEEGTPLWRLQKLPPEQGAGLLHKIIDGFCGRAYPAHQDYHSVWNSAEWKHVLEDVTTFFKAVVGKNFSEEETLQQLNQLNSCHQEAVLKCLKSRRNEIKQALLGEIVDISCAQLQDFDWQLKLALSSDKIATLQMPLLNLHLDVKEDDKVKPYTVEMSKEELQSLISSLEAANKVVLQLK is encoded by the exons ATGGAGCCGGAAGAGGGGACGCCGCTTTGGCGGCTACAGAAGCTGCCTCCGGAGCAGGGCGCCGGG CTTCTTCACAAAATCATTGATGGCTTCTGTGGCCGAGCTTATCCTGCCCACCAGGATTATCACAGTGTCTGGAATTCAGCTGAGTGGAAGCATGTTCTCGAAGATGTTACCACGTTTTTCAAAGCGGTCGTTGGCAAAAACTTCTCTGAGGAAGAG ACACTCCAGCAACTGAACCAACTGAATTCATGTCACCAAGAAGctgttttgaaatgtttaaagaGTAGGAGAAATGAGATCAAGCAGGCCCTGTTGGGGGAAATAGTTGATATTTCTTGTGCGCAGCTGCAGGATTTTGATTGGCAGTTAAAG CTCGCGCTTTCTAGTGACAAGATTGCCACCTTGCAGATGCCCCTTTTGAACCTTCATCTGGATGTGAAGGAAGATGACAAAGTGAAACCGTACACTGTTGAGATGAGTAAAGAGGAGTTACAGAGTCTGATCAGCTCCTTGGAGGCCGCTAATAAG GTGGTCCTGCAGTTAAAATAA
- the Commd8 gene encoding COMM domain-containing protein 8 isoform c (isoform c is encoded by transcript variant 3): protein MEPEEGTPLWRLQKLPPEQGAGTLQQLNQLNSCHQEAVLKCLKSRRNEIKQALLGEIVDISCAQLQDFDWQLKLALSSDKIATLQMPLLNLHLDVKEDDKVKPYTVEMSKEELQSLISSLEAANKVVLQLK from the exons ATGGAGCCGGAAGAGGGGACGCCGCTTTGGCGGCTACAGAAGCTGCCTCCGGAGCAGGGCGCCGGG ACACTCCAGCAACTGAACCAACTGAATTCATGTCACCAAGAAGctgttttgaaatgtttaaagaGTAGGAGAAATGAGATCAAGCAGGCCCTGTTGGGGGAAATAGTTGATATTTCTTGTGCGCAGCTGCAGGATTTTGATTGGCAGTTAAAG CTCGCGCTTTCTAGTGACAAGATTGCCACCTTGCAGATGCCCCTTTTGAACCTTCATCTGGATGTGAAGGAAGATGACAAAGTGAAACCGTACACTGTTGAGATGAGTAAAGAGGAGTTACAGAGTCTGATCAGCTCCTTGGAGGCCGCTAATAAG GTGGTCCTGCAGTTAAAATAA
- the Commd8 gene encoding COMM domain-containing protein 8 isoform b (isoform b is encoded by transcript variant 2) translates to MAQAWLLHKIIDGFCGRAYPAHQDYHSVWNSAEWKHVLEDVTTFFKAVVGKNFSEEETLQQLNQLNSCHQEAVLKCLKSRRNEIKQALLGEIVDISCAQLQDFDWQLKLALSSDKIATLQMPLLNLHLDVKEDDKVKPYTVEMSKEELQSLISSLEAANKVVLQLK, encoded by the exons ATGGCCCAGGCCTGG CTTCTTCACAAAATCATTGATGGCTTCTGTGGCCGAGCTTATCCTGCCCACCAGGATTATCACAGTGTCTGGAATTCAGCTGAGTGGAAGCATGTTCTCGAAGATGTTACCACGTTTTTCAAAGCGGTCGTTGGCAAAAACTTCTCTGAGGAAGAG ACACTCCAGCAACTGAACCAACTGAATTCATGTCACCAAGAAGctgttttgaaatgtttaaagaGTAGGAGAAATGAGATCAAGCAGGCCCTGTTGGGGGAAATAGTTGATATTTCTTGTGCGCAGCTGCAGGATTTTGATTGGCAGTTAAAG CTCGCGCTTTCTAGTGACAAGATTGCCACCTTGCAGATGCCCCTTTTGAACCTTCATCTGGATGTGAAGGAAGATGACAAAGTGAAACCGTACACTGTTGAGATGAGTAAAGAGGAGTTACAGAGTCTGATCAGCTCCTTGGAGGCCGCTAATAAG GTGGTCCTGCAGTTAAAATAA
- the Commd8 gene encoding COMM domain-containing protein 8 isoform d (isoform d is encoded by transcript variant 4): MKTLQQLNQLNSCHQEAVLKCLKSRRNEIKQALLGEIVDISCAQLQDFDWQLKLALSSDKIATLQMPLLNLHLDVKEDDKVKPYTVEMSKEELQSLISSLEAANKVVLQLK, translated from the exons ATGAAG ACACTCCAGCAACTGAACCAACTGAATTCATGTCACCAAGAAGctgttttgaaatgtttaaagaGTAGGAGAAATGAGATCAAGCAGGCCCTGTTGGGGGAAATAGTTGATATTTCTTGTGCGCAGCTGCAGGATTTTGATTGGCAGTTAAAG CTCGCGCTTTCTAGTGACAAGATTGCCACCTTGCAGATGCCCCTTTTGAACCTTCATCTGGATGTGAAGGAAGATGACAAAGTGAAACCGTACACTGTTGAGATGAGTAAAGAGGAGTTACAGAGTCTGATCAGCTCCTTGGAGGCCGCTAATAAG GTGGTCCTGCAGTTAAAATAA